Proteins from a single region of Chryseobacterium sp. T16E-39:
- the msrB gene encoding peptide-methionine (R)-S-oxide reductase MsrB encodes MKNLIFSFILMLIGGSIYGQNLKSDQGHEHNPYYSTVDTTKLKVSDAEWKKVLPKNLYLVAREKNTEMPFTGKYWKSKTKGTYYCAACGNLLFRSDAKFASSCGWPSFYEPLRPNSVEYHEDHSHEMDRTEVLCGRCGAHLGHIFNDGPAPTYKRFCMNSVSLDFQPDKTDKTK; translated from the coding sequence ATGAAGAATCTCATTTTTAGCTTTATACTCATGCTGATTGGCGGAAGCATATATGGTCAGAATTTAAAATCAGATCAGGGGCATGAACATAATCCCTATTATTCAACTGTTGATACAACTAAGCTGAAGGTATCCGACGCTGAGTGGAAAAAAGTGTTACCTAAAAATTTATATCTGGTTGCCCGGGAAAAAAATACGGAAATGCCTTTTACAGGTAAATATTGGAAGAGTAAAACAAAAGGAACATATTATTGTGCTGCCTGTGGGAATTTACTGTTCCGTTCAGATGCCAAGTTTGCCAGTAGCTGCGGATGGCCAAGTTTTTATGAACCATTACGCCCAAATAGTGTAGAATATCATGAAGATCACTCCCATGAAATGGATCGCACGGAAGTGCTATGTGGCCGTTGCGGCGCTCACTTGGGACATATTTTTAATGACGGACCTGCGCCTACCTACAAAAGGTTCTGTATGAATTCTGTCTCTCTTGACTTTCAGCCCGATAAAACGGACAAAACAAAATAG
- a CDS encoding protein-disulfide reductase DsbD family protein: MVFILFSIGIIEVNAQIKDNPVKWKSSIEQLTGDTLQIKFTAMIEKGWHINSQFNKMNDGPLPTTFDISASEQYALAGGVIEPKPLERIEEAFDNQKLYYFENEVSFFQKIVPKTKGDIVVKTVVSYMSCGSTMCLPPETEEVTLRYKVPDLTQTPAQKESSLLWIFLGGFLGGFLALLTPCVFSMIPLTVSYFTKNGGMKKAVLYAVSIVIIYVALGLSVTLTLGPDALNALASNGIVNFIFFLIFVVFAISFLGAFEITLPNSWLNKSDKMSDKGGLIGIFFMAFTLALVSFSCTGPIIGSLLVQAAVSGNVIGPAVGMFGFALALSIPFLLLAAFPSMLKKLPRSGSWLGRVKVVLGFLELALALKFLSTFDLVYQLGLLQRELFIAIWIVIFLLLGFYVIGKLKIDDEESISKVAISALIPSIFIFSFVVYLIPGLWGAPLKLVSGFLPPSFYKEWNQEKTSTVSHDPQKTVKHAQSCPLNLNCFHDYDEGVAYAKTVGKPVLLDFTGWSCVNCRKMEDNVWSAPEVLEMLSNDYVVISLYVDDTTVLPEKQQTTSKITGKKIKTLGNKWSDFQTARFQTNSQPYYVVVDPNGKQLAEPIAYEPDVKKYTHFLQSGIEGNK, encoded by the coding sequence ATGGTATTTATCTTATTTTCTATTGGTATAATAGAGGTAAATGCACAAATAAAAGATAATCCGGTAAAATGGAAATCATCCATAGAACAGCTAACGGGCGACACGCTTCAAATCAAGTTTACTGCCATGATAGAAAAAGGCTGGCATATCAACAGCCAGTTTAACAAGATGAATGATGGACCACTGCCCACCACATTTGATATTTCTGCATCTGAACAATATGCCTTGGCAGGAGGGGTGATTGAACCTAAGCCGCTTGAGCGCATCGAAGAAGCTTTTGATAATCAGAAGTTATATTACTTTGAAAATGAGGTCAGCTTTTTTCAGAAAATCGTGCCTAAAACAAAGGGTGATATTGTGGTAAAAACAGTTGTGAGCTATATGTCCTGTGGAAGTACGATGTGCCTGCCGCCTGAAACAGAAGAAGTAACGTTGCGTTATAAAGTGCCGGATCTAACCCAGACTCCTGCTCAAAAAGAGAGCAGTCTCCTGTGGATTTTTTTAGGCGGCTTTTTAGGTGGCTTTTTAGCACTTCTTACCCCTTGTGTCTTTTCGATGATCCCTTTAACTGTAAGTTATTTTACAAAAAATGGAGGTATGAAAAAAGCTGTGCTTTATGCGGTATCTATTGTTATTATCTATGTAGCACTTGGACTCAGTGTCACACTGACCTTAGGACCTGATGCTTTGAATGCTCTGGCGAGCAATGGAATTGTAAATTTTATTTTCTTTTTGATTTTCGTGGTATTTGCCATTTCATTTCTAGGTGCATTTGAAATTACATTACCAAACTCATGGCTGAACAAATCAGATAAAATGTCCGATAAGGGAGGGCTGATAGGGATATTTTTCATGGCATTTACGCTCGCATTGGTATCTTTTTCATGTACAGGACCTATTATAGGGAGTTTGCTGGTACAGGCAGCCGTAAGTGGGAATGTTATCGGCCCCGCAGTTGGGATGTTTGGGTTTGCGCTGGCGCTCTCCATTCCATTCCTGCTTTTAGCAGCCTTTCCGAGCATGCTCAAAAAGTTACCGCGGTCAGGCAGCTGGCTTGGCAGGGTAAAGGTAGTACTAGGTTTTCTGGAACTGGCATTGGCCCTGAAATTTCTGTCCACATTTGACCTGGTGTACCAGCTTGGTCTTTTACAGCGAGAACTATTTATTGCCATCTGGATTGTCATCTTTCTATTATTAGGTTTTTATGTCATTGGTAAACTAAAAATCGACGATGAAGAAAGCATATCAAAAGTGGCTATAAGTGCTTTGATTCCATCTATTTTTATTTTTAGCTTTGTGGTTTACCTTATTCCCGGCTTATGGGGGGCACCTTTAAAACTGGTCAGTGGTTTCTTGCCACCTTCTTTTTACAAAGAATGGAATCAGGAAAAAACATCGACAGTATCCCATGACCCGCAAAAGACTGTAAAACATGCACAGAGTTGTCCTCTGAATCTAAACTGTTTTCATGATTATGATGAGGGTGTGGCATATGCCAAAACAGTTGGTAAACCTGTTTTATTGGACTTTACTGGCTGGAGCTGTGTCAATTGCCGAAAGATGGAAGATAATGTGTGGAGTGCACCTGAAGTTTTGGAGATGTTAAGTAATGATTATGTCGTGATATCGCTGTATGTTGACGATACGACCGTTCTTCCTGAAAAGCAGCAGACAACCTCAAAAATAACAGGAAAGAAAATAAAGACCTTAGGAAATAAATGGAGCGATTTTCAGACTGCCCGGTTTCAGACGAATTCACAGCCCTACTATGTTGTTGTAGATCCCAATGGCAAACAACTGGCTGAACCAATCGCCTACGAGCCTGATGTGAAAAAATATACCCATTTTTTACAATCGGGGATTGAGGGCAATAAGTAA
- a CDS encoding winged helix-turn-helix transcriptional regulator has product MYEKKLPINLDCGLHLFLEVIQGKWKINLLWSIYSGIKRPGELHRKIPDATRRVLDNQLNQLIDHGLIKKQIYDGFPLKVEYQLTALGESLIPVIMSTAKWGEEHRNELQKLLKL; this is encoded by the coding sequence ATGTACGAAAAGAAACTACCTATAAACTTGGACTGTGGATTGCATTTATTCTTAGAAGTGATTCAAGGAAAATGGAAAATAAATTTGCTTTGGTCAATATATTCTGGAATCAAACGTCCCGGAGAACTTCATCGTAAAATCCCTGATGCGACAAGAAGGGTGCTGGATAACCAGCTTAATCAATTGATCGATCATGGATTAATCAAAAAACAAATTTATGATGGGTTCCCATTAAAAGTGGAATATCAACTTACTGCTTTGGGTGAAAGTCTGATACCGGTGATTATGTCAACAGCAAAGTGGGGAGAAGAACATAGAAATGAGCTGCAAAAATTACTGAAGCTGTGA
- a CDS encoding aldo/keto reductase: protein MKFKLFGANNGLYASEIILGAANFGTRKGYGADPEESKKILTAYADAGGNFIDISDLYQFGEAEEIVGDFIQGSRSNYIICTKYTKSSDPNPAISNSGNNRKSMRQAVEQSLKRLKTDYIDIYMPHFDDGVTPIDEIVMGLDDLVREGKILYTGLTNFPAWKASSIATSTKLTALQIEYNLLQRTADRELIPMAEEFGLGVMMYSPLAGGLLTGKYRNGESGRISLSSQSGYNEDQKTKEIIDELLDISNKYNATPGQIAFAWNLSKNAFPLLGARNITQFEESIGASGISLTAEEITKLDTLSSITLGYPHELLHTVRGVKTK, encoded by the coding sequence ATGAAATTTAAGTTATTTGGAGCGAATAACGGTCTTTATGCCAGTGAAATTATATTGGGCGCGGCCAATTTCGGAACAAGAAAAGGATACGGAGCAGATCCTGAGGAGTCGAAAAAAATTTTAACGGCATACGCGGATGCAGGCGGGAATTTTATAGATATATCAGATTTGTACCAGTTTGGTGAAGCAGAGGAAATTGTAGGTGATTTTATACAAGGAAGCAGAAGCAACTATATCATCTGTACAAAATATACCAAAAGCAGTGATCCCAATCCAGCAATAAGTAATTCCGGAAATAATCGTAAATCAATGCGCCAGGCAGTAGAACAAAGCCTAAAACGATTAAAGACCGATTATATTGATATTTATATGCCTCATTTTGATGATGGTGTGACGCCAATAGATGAAATAGTTATGGGCCTTGATGATTTAGTAAGAGAAGGGAAAATATTGTATACAGGACTGACTAATTTTCCAGCATGGAAGGCTTCTTCCATAGCTACTTCAACTAAATTGACTGCGCTACAGATTGAATATAATTTACTGCAACGCACAGCGGACCGTGAATTAATCCCAATGGCAGAGGAATTTGGATTAGGGGTTATGATGTATTCTCCGTTGGCAGGTGGACTGCTTACAGGAAAATATAGAAATGGGGAATCGGGCCGGATCAGCCTTTCTTCCCAATCTGGCTACAATGAAGATCAGAAAACAAAAGAAATCATTGATGAACTGTTAGATATTTCCAATAAATATAATGCTACTCCCGGGCAGATTGCATTTGCATGGAACTTATCCAAAAATGCATTTCCGTTGCTTGGAGCTCGAAATATCACCCAATTCGAAGAAAGTATTGGTGCCTCTGGCATCTCGTTAACGGCGGAAGAAATCACAAAACTAGATACTTTAAGTTCAATTACTTTAGGCTACCCGCATGAATTGCTTCATACTGTCCGGGGAGTAAAAACTAAATAG
- a CDS encoding ABC transporter ATP-binding protein, with protein sequence MSNPYISLLRTAWQYARKERKKFLLVYSLYIIYNILFALSPLLFGWFVGKIQNNTDEVLYYAFIYGLAYFLLKLIQWSFDGPARIMERMLAFHLSSNFLQERYHQALHLPVKWHQDHHSGSTLNRIKKAYEALKEFFDTGFMYIHAFSKFAFSLVAMLFFSPLYGTIGILLGIVTIGIILKFDKPYIKALDEVNEKEHVVSATLFDSLSNIMTVITLRLEKSMKTGLMGRVQEIKRPFRKLSVINEWKWFVADMMVTLIYCVVIVGYVIQHWEKGHVFQVAGLVVLLGYVNNFTSVFHDIAWQYTNIVQYNTHVQTAKNISEAYEQQHRPDATTDLPDDWKTIEIQNLNFSHLGSYDDQHAPQSLHDLNLIIPKGKKIALIGESGSGKSTLLALLRGLYFPESGFSLTVDGKEHSLATLNETVTLFPQEPEIFENTITYNITLGLPFSNEDIVEVCESAYFNEVIQQLPQGLESDIREKGVNLSGGQKQRLALARGILAARESEVVLLDEPTSSVDPKTEALIYERLFKTFSNKAVISSMHRLHLLPKFDYIYVLKQGKVVAEGSFEYLRQNSPVFQELWRHQEEASDKHHE encoded by the coding sequence ATGTCCAACCCATACATTTCTCTTTTACGAACAGCCTGGCAATATGCCCGCAAAGAGCGGAAAAAATTTTTATTGGTGTACTCACTTTATATCATTTATAATATTCTATTTGCCCTAAGTCCTTTACTGTTCGGATGGTTTGTAGGAAAAATACAAAACAATACAGATGAAGTATTGTATTATGCGTTCATATATGGTCTTGCCTACTTTCTACTGAAATTGATACAATGGAGCTTTGATGGACCTGCCCGGATCATGGAGAGAATGCTCGCTTTTCATCTCAGCAGCAACTTTTTACAGGAACGCTATCATCAGGCCCTGCATCTTCCGGTAAAATGGCACCAGGATCATCATAGTGGATCTACTCTCAACAGAATCAAGAAAGCATATGAAGCATTAAAAGAATTTTTTGATACAGGTTTCATGTATATACATGCTTTTTCAAAATTTGCTTTTTCATTAGTCGCTATGCTTTTCTTTTCTCCACTTTACGGTACCATTGGTATTCTGTTGGGAATTGTAACTATAGGAATTATCCTTAAGTTCGATAAACCTTACATCAAAGCGCTCGACGAGGTGAATGAAAAGGAGCATGTTGTGTCTGCTACCCTATTCGATAGCCTTTCCAATATTATGACAGTTATTACCCTGAGACTGGAAAAGAGTATGAAAACAGGGCTAATGGGCAGAGTACAGGAGATTAAACGTCCTTTCAGAAAACTTTCAGTAATTAACGAATGGAAATGGTTTGTTGCAGATATGATGGTGACCCTTATCTATTGTGTGGTCATTGTAGGTTATGTCATACAGCATTGGGAGAAAGGTCATGTCTTTCAGGTTGCCGGCCTGGTGGTCTTACTGGGATATGTGAACAATTTCACCAGCGTATTTCATGACATTGCATGGCAGTATACCAATATTGTTCAATATAATACCCATGTACAAACGGCAAAGAACATTAGTGAAGCCTACGAACAGCAACACCGGCCGGATGCCACGACAGACTTGCCAGATGACTGGAAAACGATTGAGATACAAAATCTCAATTTTTCTCACCTTGGCTCGTATGACGATCAGCATGCACCACAAAGTCTTCATGATCTGAATCTTATTATTCCCAAAGGGAAAAAAATAGCTTTGATTGGTGAGAGCGGAAGCGGTAAAAGTACCTTACTGGCTCTGTTGAGAGGTTTATACTTCCCCGAATCCGGATTTTCGCTGACCGTGGATGGTAAAGAACATAGTCTTGCTACTCTTAATGAAACTGTAACTCTTTTCCCTCAGGAGCCAGAAATATTTGAGAATACTATCACCTATAATATTACCTTGGGTCTGCCTTTCAGCAACGAAGATATTGTCGAGGTATGTGAAAGTGCTTACTTTAATGAGGTCATACAACAATTACCACAGGGATTGGAATCCGATATCAGGGAAAAAGGAGTGAATTTATCCGGAGGGCAGAAACAACGCCTGGCACTGGCCAGAGGTATACTGGCTGCACGAGAAAGCGAGGTCGTACTGCTGGATGAACCTACCAGCAGTGTTGACCCTAAAACGGAGGCATTAATCTACGAAAGACTGTTTAAAACTTTTTCTAATAAAGCTGTTATATCCTCAATGCACCGTCTGCATCTGTTACCCAAGTTTGATTATATATATGTATTAAAACAGGGTAAAGTTGTGGCAGAAGGCTCTTTTGAATATCTGCGCCAGAACAGCCCCGTTTTTCAGGAATTGTGGAGACATCAGGAAGAAGCTTCAGATAAACATCATGAATGA
- a CDS encoding alpha/beta fold hydrolase: protein MKIKRTIKIFFVGAFVLSVSTGNFFAQSQHQLTSKKQVEKNEIHYRTIKADGLNVFYRESGPKDAPVVLLLHGFPTSSFMYRNLIPILSTKYHVIAPDMPGFGFTDSPDTSKYNYTFESLTKTMQAFIGELGLKRFAVYIFDYGAPVGLRLALANPEKITGIISQNGNAYEEGMSQGWNGLKEYWKHRTPEKKEEIIRPVMSLKTTKWQYETGVSDLSLIEPETYTLDQHFLDRPGMADKQMDLMADYESNIKLYPAFHAYFRKHQPMLLAVWGNKDPYFIPPGAEAFKRDLPHATVKLYDTGHFALETHLKEISTDILEFLAKLPK, encoded by the coding sequence ATGAAAATTAAAAGGACAATCAAAATTTTCTTCGTTGGTGCTTTTGTATTAAGCGTATCCACAGGAAATTTTTTCGCACAATCTCAACATCAATTGACATCAAAAAAACAGGTAGAAAAGAATGAAATTCATTATCGTACCATAAAAGCAGATGGCTTAAATGTCTTTTACAGAGAATCGGGTCCCAAAGATGCACCTGTTGTACTTCTTTTGCACGGTTTTCCCACTTCTTCTTTTATGTATAGAAACCTTATTCCAATCCTGAGTACAAAATACCATGTCATTGCCCCTGATATGCCTGGGTTTGGTTTCACAGATTCTCCTGATACAAGTAAATATAACTATACATTCGAAAGTCTTACAAAAACGATGCAGGCATTTATAGGCGAACTGGGTCTTAAACGTTTTGCGGTTTACATTTTTGACTATGGAGCTCCGGTAGGTTTGCGATTGGCTCTTGCAAATCCTGAAAAGATCACAGGAATCATTTCTCAAAACGGGAATGCATATGAAGAAGGAATGAGCCAGGGTTGGAACGGATTAAAAGAATATTGGAAGCACCGTACTCCGGAAAAGAAAGAGGAAATTATAAGACCGGTGATGTCGTTGAAAACTACAAAATGGCAATATGAGACGGGCGTAAGTGATCTGTCATTAATTGAACCAGAAACCTACACTCTGGATCAACATTTTCTGGACCGCCCCGGAATGGCTGATAAACAGATGGACTTAATGGCAGATTATGAATCCAATATAAAATTATATCCTGCTTTTCACGCTTATTTTAGAAAACACCAACCCATGCTTTTAGCAGTTTGGGGAAATAAAGACCCTTATTTTATTCCGCCAGGTGCAGAAGCATTTAAAAGGGATCTTCCTCATGCGACAGTAAAACTGTATGATACAGGACATTTTGCTTTAGAAACCCATTTAAAAGAAATAAGTACTGATATTTTAGAGTTCCTGGCTAAACTTCCTAAATAA
- a CDS encoding nucleoside deaminase yields the protein MESYNTYMLECIELAKIALKKGNPPVGSLLVFEGKIIGKGIESGKSTGDITQHAEILAVKDALNNGYGDSLHESVMFSTHEPCIMCSYLIRHHKIARIIFGVSVPLVGGQTSEFKILETENIPKWGRKPEIESGVLQHECEQLNEQFAEYLINQKKL from the coding sequence ATGGAATCATACAATACCTATATGCTTGAATGCATTGAACTCGCGAAAATAGCATTGAAAAAAGGAAATCCTCCCGTAGGATCTTTATTGGTTTTTGAAGGTAAGATTATCGGCAAAGGAATCGAATCGGGAAAATCAACAGGAGATATCACTCAGCACGCAGAAATCTTAGCTGTAAAAGACGCTCTGAATAATGGCTATGGAGATTCACTACATGAATCTGTGATGTTCTCTACCCATGAACCCTGTATCATGTGCTCTTACCTCATCAGGCATCATAAAATCGCAAGAATCATTTTTGGAGTTTCTGTACCTTTAGTTGGTGGACAAACTTCTGAATTTAAAATCCTTGAAACAGAAAACATCCCCAAATGGGGCCGGAAACCTGAGATTGAATCAGGAGTATTACAACATGAATGCGAACAGTTAAATGAACAGTTTGCAGAGTATCTGATCAATCAAAAAAAACTGTAA
- a CDS encoding helix-turn-helix domain-containing protein, with protein MVSQSVYTLINQQNGNLAFKLFEFDNNSYFDHIQRNNYFTLILITSGEGIAKVDLCDYTFKENTLFAFYPYQPFMLHSKKPLTGISIQFHHDFFCIYRHQQEIAANGILFNNIYQQPFVHLNESCKGNILNLIQGIADELKSEGFRKDEVLVSYLKILLVMATRIKLDQQSLQNSEESTAKQQFIIQDLKNAIEDNFRTKHSASDYATLLNQTPASLARITKNHFNKTLSDLITERIIIEAKRELYLTDKTVKEIAYELGYEDEYYFSRFFKIRTDISPQVYRNTIGFNKGES; from the coding sequence TCAACAGAATGGAAATTTGGCTTTTAAACTGTTTGAATTTGATAATAATAGCTATTTCGATCATATTCAGCGTAATAACTATTTCACTCTTATTTTAATTACTTCAGGTGAAGGGATTGCTAAAGTTGATCTTTGTGATTATACCTTTAAAGAGAATACACTGTTTGCATTCTATCCGTATCAACCTTTTATGCTGCATTCTAAAAAGCCATTAACGGGTATTTCGATACAGTTTCACCATGATTTTTTCTGCATCTACCGTCACCAACAGGAAATTGCTGCTAACGGCATCTTATTTAACAATATCTATCAACAACCCTTTGTTCATCTCAACGAAAGCTGTAAAGGCAATATCTTAAATCTCATTCAGGGAATTGCCGACGAACTAAAATCAGAGGGATTCAGAAAAGATGAGGTCCTTGTTTCATATCTTAAAATTTTGCTGGTAATGGCTACAAGAATAAAACTTGATCAGCAATCTCTCCAGAATTCAGAAGAGAGCACTGCAAAACAACAATTTATTATTCAAGATCTCAAAAATGCAATAGAAGATAATTTCCGGACAAAACATTCCGCCAGTGATTATGCCACTCTTCTCAATCAAACGCCAGCATCTCTTGCACGTATCACAAAAAATCATTTTAATAAAACACTTTCTGACCTGATCACCGAGCGAATTATTATTGAAGCAAAGAGGGAATTATACCTTACCGATAAAACAGTTAAAGAAATTGCCTACGAGCTTGGTTATGAAGACGAATATTATTTCAGCAGATTTTTTAAGATCAGAACCGACATATCTCCTCAGGTTTATCGGAATACCATTGGATTCAACAAGGGAGAATCGTGA